A region from the Cytophagales bacterium genome encodes:
- a CDS encoding type IX secretion system membrane protein PorP/SprF — translation MKKLIIILITVACCILPAVNCFSQQDALYSQYMFNPLVLNPAYAGSREALSMVLLHRSQWFGFDGAPSTQTFSAHMPLILVGKNSDKRKKSRALENKKIGVGLNLINDNIGPSNSLGIFGSGAYRLTIGEGKLSMGLKAGFFKYSIDWNEIDYPDKTTSYTNNKDTKLLPSFDFGLYYYTDMFYAGAAITHLSRPSIAVDSANDKIDGHLSRHFILTTGYAFMVNEFIIFKPSFLIKYVKSAPLAVDINTNFLFYGKLWVGTSFRWKNGIVFLTEFNFTDQLKAGYAFDLTLNPIRKHSKGSHEIFISADLNLWKTKVKCPRFF, via the coding sequence ATGAAAAAACTTATCATCATATTGATTACAGTTGCCTGTTGCATACTGCCTGCTGTCAACTGTTTCTCACAGCAGGATGCCTTGTACAGCCAGTATATGTTCAATCCGCTGGTATTAAACCCGGCTTATGCCGGCAGCAGGGAGGCGCTAAGTATGGTTTTGCTGCACAGAAGTCAATGGTTCGGATTTGACGGAGCGCCTTCAACCCAAACTTTTAGCGCACACATGCCCCTTATACTTGTAGGAAAAAATTCTGATAAAAGAAAAAAAAGCCGTGCTTTAGAAAATAAAAAGATCGGTGTTGGATTAAACCTGATCAATGATAATATAGGCCCAAGCAACAGTTTGGGCATCTTTGGTTCAGGCGCTTACCGTTTGACTATAGGGGAAGGAAAGTTGTCAATGGGCCTGAAAGCCGGCTTTTTCAAGTATAGTATTGATTGGAATGAAATTGATTATCCCGATAAAACTACATCTTATACCAACAATAAAGATACAAAGCTCTTACCCAGCTTTGATTTTGGATTATACTATTACACCGATATGTTTTATGCTGGCGCTGCCATCACCCATTTATCAAGGCCCAGTATTGCGGTTGATTCAGCGAATGACAAAATTGACGGGCACTTGTCCCGGCATTTTATTTTAACTACAGGTTATGCTTTTATGGTCAATGAATTTATCATTTTTAAACCGTCATTTTTGATAAAATATGTAAAAAGCGCTCCTCTTGCGGTTGATATAAACACTAATTTTCTTTTCTATGGTAAGCTATGGGTGGGTACTTCATTCCGATGGAAAAATGGGATAGTATTTCTCACCGAATTTAATTTTACCGACCAGTTAAAAGCAGGCTATGCGTTTGATCTCACTTTGAATCCCATCCGAAAACATAGTAAAGGCTCCCACGAAATTTTTATCTCGGCCGATTTGAATTTATGGAAAACTAAGGTTAAGTGTCCGAGGTTTTTTTGA
- a CDS encoding VWA domain-containing protein produces MKIFLKKINFLLLLSFSISIADVEAQSSREVPKKTRILFLLDASGSMLARWEKDLRINTAKKLLSDIVDSLEQRKNLQLALRVYGHQHPKRVKNCKDTKLEVPFSPNNHEQIKKKLKLIQPKGVTPIAYSIELAANDFPEEKNTRNVIILITDGLESCKGDPCAVSLALQRKGIILKPFIIGIGINKDFAKSFDCMGAYFDASNVKNFKGILDRVIQRTLSETTVTVELLDINDKPTETNVNLTFINNFTGLPAYDFIHFLDKNGKPDIVDIDAVLDYDLVVNTVPMVIKKNIKLKPGINNVIKVKTPQGSLLIKQDGYKKYGTVLNAIIRATPEYSGPDKSENDGTTIRSNGRSEISIKSGQKTLNIQKIGTTQKYLVGKYDLEILTLPRTYYNDVEINQSETKKITLRPPGVLNISESIIGYGSIYSIDKGGNQQWIYNLENSKTNLAMQPGNYKIVFRAKGSFGSFSTDVKHFSIRSGLTTTVRLFSE; encoded by the coding sequence ATGAAGATTTTTTTAAAAAAGATCAACTTCTTATTACTTTTATCATTCTCAATCTCTATTGCTGATGTTGAAGCTCAAAGCAGTAGGGAAGTTCCCAAAAAAACCAGGATATTATTTCTCCTTGATGCTTCCGGCAGCATGCTGGCGAGATGGGAAAAGGACCTGAGAATTAATACAGCCAAAAAATTACTTTCAGATATAGTTGACTCTTTAGAACAGCGGAAAAATTTACAATTAGCGCTGAGGGTTTACGGACACCAGCATCCCAAAAGGGTCAAAAATTGCAAAGACACAAAACTTGAAGTTCCATTTTCACCCAATAATCATGAACAAATTAAAAAGAAGCTGAAATTAATTCAGCCCAAAGGCGTAACCCCCATTGCATATTCAATTGAACTGGCTGCAAACGATTTTCCTGAAGAAAAAAATACCAGGAATGTGATCATCCTGATCACCGATGGACTGGAATCCTGTAAAGGAGACCCTTGTGCCGTATCGCTGGCTTTACAGAGAAAAGGTATCATTTTAAAACCCTTCATTATTGGAATCGGAATAAATAAAGATTTTGCAAAATCCTTTGATTGTATGGGCGCCTATTTCGATGCCTCTAATGTGAAAAATTTCAAAGGTATCCTGGATAGAGTCATTCAGAGAACTTTATCTGAAACTACGGTAACCGTAGAGCTGCTTGATATTAATGACAAACCAACAGAAACCAACGTTAATTTAACTTTCATTAACAATTTTACAGGGCTGCCTGCTTATGACTTTATACATTTTTTGGATAAAAACGGCAAGCCTGATATTGTTGACATTGATGCTGTACTTGACTATGACCTGGTCGTTAACACTGTCCCTATGGTTATTAAAAAGAACATTAAGCTGAAACCGGGGATAAACAATGTAATAAAAGTAAAAACACCCCAGGGTAGCTTGTTAATTAAACAGGATGGCTATAAAAAATATGGGACCGTTTTAAATGCAATTATTCGTGCTACCCCCGAGTACTCGGGGCCGGATAAGAGTGAGAATGATGGTACGACTATACGCTCAAATGGGAGGTCAGAGATCTCGATAAAATCGGGGCAAAAAACCTTAAATATTCAAAAGATCGGGACAACGCAAAAATACCTTGTAGGAAAATATGATCTTGAAATTCTCACGCTTCCGCGTACCTATTATAATGATGTAGAAATAAATCAAAGCGAAACTAAGAAAATAACCTTAAGACCGCCAGGTGTATTGAATATTTCGGAATCTATAATTGGCTATGGAAGTATTTATAGTATTGATAAAGGGGGGAACCAGCAATGGATATATAACCTGGAAAATTCCAAAACCAACTTAGCCATGCAGCCGGGCAATTATAAAATAGTATTCAGGGCCAAAGGTTCATTTGGCAGTTTCTCAACTGATGTGAAACATTTTAGTATTCGATCCGGGTTGACTACTACGGTGAGATTGTTTAGTGAATAA
- a CDS encoding PKD domain-containing protein, producing MKNFTLSSFTAALCEHSTQSTKHNAVCILPRQIAGLCALLFAVLPFQSKALHTVDFTYTPASDICVGDSVFFTSTGDFAASYNWDFGDGDTSIATNPAHVYFTSGTFTVTLTTISFFPGDTTVATQTIIILAPPFPFFIFPPAPNPACLGESIQFDPIFSPTANSVLWTFDDGDSSTIFNVEHTYAGTGTYSVWLRGYNVCGSDSIVTFVTVDTTTPPAVFISASPNPVCPGFPVDFTVFSFLGTSPDPSYSYLWDLGDGDTSIATNPAHAYTAVDTFTALLITTNNCSSDSDSVAITVDSTLVPSVSALPVSATICPGATVYFSGSGSQLIDYLWDFDDGNVSFLQDPTNTFPDTGTYNVVFTGTNACGNSANDISVIIVDSNAAPIADFQRYPATPMVCIPIGDSGDVYFENTSTNSQTCLWDFGDGSPLDSNCNTVHRFPWIFQFPDEPDTFTVTLIATSSCGGQDTVQKDVIGFTDVPISAFYWSDPFPFFNPICPGTPVFFDNNSSDTTNSFWDFDDPLAGPDSISNDPNPVHIFADTGTHTVVLTASNGCGNSASFSRVYNVSFDAGPPNTNFSTSPSSACPAEAFDFQVSVFPLLVDTANVLWVFGDGDSSTVTNPSHAYDTSGTYTVTFIYFSACGNDTVFKELTVKSGTNPDFAFTMGCLGDTNYFTDASNPLPESWSWEFGDGDTSTQQNPWHIYAAAGTYNVTLTAVLSGCASSITQQVPISDLSVSTTVIDVSCFGSCDGSATANPAGGFPPYNYSWNTGEITQTITGLCPATYGVLVWDSIFCFASDTAVVISEPAPLLLTTGSIDATCGFPDGVAWVTVSGGTPPYSPLWNDPLSQTTDTAIGLFSGTYQVMVTDSNGCQDSATAIVNDAGAPTVTIDSVIDVGCFGDNDGIMIASATGGTLPYTYQWDDSLAQTDSIADSLAGGVYTVTVTDSNNCQASASDTVNEPLALIISITNSTNITCFGLCDGTATVTPSGGAIPYTYQWDDPLTQTDSTADTLCAGILYSVIVTDANGCADTTDIILTQPTALTSSITDSTPISCNGICDGTATVTPSGGTSPYAYLWSPSGGTDSTATGLCGGVTYSVIITDAFGCTTNSLVTLSDPVVLVSSIAGSVNASCPGVCDGEAIVSVSGGTTPYNYLWDDPSAQTNDTVVGLCAGAYQVIVTDNNGCEDSSVVSITEPVLNSGIISSTDATCNGVCDGFATASASGDNTPFTYQWDDPGSQTTTTATGLCAGTYNVVVTDSIGCTDTSTAIIGEPPLLTSGISDSTMASCGGVCDGSATVTPAGGTSPYTYAWDDPLTQSDSTAINLCAASYNVIVTDNNGCNDTSSVTITEPPALALSMSSEDATCDSVNGKAIVSVSGGSSPYTYLWDDSLGQTTDTATGLFAGVYSVVVTDAIGCSDSGSVGVNNLLAGTASISVISDVSCNGGSDGSATVSMTGGNAPFTYLWDNGETTDTAITLAVGSHSVTVTDAVGCIATDVATINQPSPMILTPSAVDANCGQADGQACVSASGGTPFYTFLWDSAAGFQTASCAANLPAGTYSVTVTDANGCVAGAAVTVGDIPGGTASISSSTNTNCNGSCDGDATAAITGGTAPFTYQWDDLASQTTVTAINLCAGSYNVIITDAVGCNDTASVTIIEPPVLISSISGSTNASCNGVCDGDAMASAVGGTAPYSFQWDDPLFQTNDTATGLCAAIYNVVVTDANGCDDTSTVTITEPPAITLTPGSTDAICGDTNGTAFISASNGVAPYTYLWDDPLSQTNDTATGLSAGTYTVLVTDSNGCTVSDIVAVNNAGAPSVSIPLFTDVSCNGGNDGEATVSATGGTPPYTYQWNDPLNQTTATATGLPAGTYTATVTDSNSCIASDIVTISEPGALLAPTTGTDESCSGSCDGEATVSVSGGITPYSYLWDDLLGQTTATATGLCATNYNVIVTDSNGCPAIGGVTISGPAALTSNITGVTNTSCGLCDGDATVSAAGGTTPYTYLWDDGQVTVTAINLCAGVYNVTVTDANGCTATSSVTVTGPGGLSSSITSSTNVSCFGACDGSATVTALGGASPYTWLWVDGQTVATAINLCAGNHSVTVTDSNGCITTSSVTLTEPPILTSFISDSTDVSCNGACDGSATVTPSGGIPPYNYLWTPSGQVDSTAIGLCAGTYIATVTDLNGCTDTANVLITEPAVIVVNTAFVTNVSVNGGGDGAIDINVTGGTGPYTYLWSPGNDTTQDISGLGADTFMVTVTDSNGCQGALSVIVTEPPLGITEFDLNITFEIYPNPSTGVFTFEIQLYEANDIKIEIYNVLGETVFTKLFSDIKNITQEVDLGSLAVGMYTVKLFTTDKVINRSITIAK from the coding sequence ATGAAAAATTTTACCCTATCCTCGTTTACTGCTGCACTTTGTGAGCACAGCACACAAAGTACAAAGCACAATGCTGTATGTATTCTACCCCGCCAGATAGCGGGGCTCTGCGCTCTGCTCTTTGCGGTGCTACCTTTTCAATCAAAGGCACTACACACAGTAGATTTTACTTATACCCCTGCCAGTGATATATGTGTAGGAGACAGCGTATTTTTTACCTCAACCGGTGATTTTGCAGCTTCCTATAATTGGGATTTTGGTGATGGAGATACCTCTATAGCTACCAATCCGGCTCATGTCTATTTTACCAGTGGTACATTTACAGTAACGTTAACCACCATTAGTTTTTTTCCAGGTGATACAACAGTTGCTACTCAAACAATAATTATTTTAGCGCCCCCATTTCCTTTTTTCATTTTTCCTCCTGCACCAAATCCAGCTTGTTTGGGAGAATCTATACAATTTGACCCAATTTTTTCCCCTACTGCAAATTCTGTTCTATGGACTTTTGATGACGGTGATTCCTCCACAATATTCAATGTTGAACACACTTATGCTGGTACCGGTACCTATTCTGTATGGTTAAGGGGGTATAATGTATGTGGTAGTGATTCTATTGTAACTTTTGTAACCGTTGATACAACTACACCACCTGCTGTCTTTATCTCTGCATCCCCCAACCCTGTTTGCCCTGGTTTTCCGGTGGATTTTACAGTATTTAGTTTTTTGGGTACCAGTCCTGACCCTTCCTATTCATATTTATGGGATTTAGGTGATGGAGATACCTCTATAGCTACCAATCCTGCTCATGCATACACAGCAGTTGATACCTTTACAGCGCTGTTAATTACCACTAATAATTGCAGCAGCGATTCTGATTCAGTGGCTATTACTGTTGATTCTACTTTGGTGCCTTCTGTTTCTGCTTTACCTGTATCAGCCACTATCTGCCCCGGAGCCACGGTTTATTTTTCAGGAAGCGGCAGTCAGCTTATTGACTATTTATGGGATTTTGATGATGGTAATGTTTCTTTCCTGCAAGATCCCACGAATACCTTTCCTGATACCGGCACTTATAATGTAGTATTCACAGGTACGAATGCTTGTGGAAATTCTGCAAACGACATATCTGTTATCATAGTGGATAGCAATGCAGCGCCCATTGCGGATTTTCAAAGGTATCCGGCAACGCCTATGGTTTGCATACCAATAGGTGATAGTGGTGATGTTTATTTTGAAAATACCAGCACAAATTCACAAACTTGTTTATGGGATTTTGGGGACGGAAGTCCATTAGACAGTAATTGTAATACTGTGCATCGATTCCCCTGGATTTTTCAATTTCCTGATGAGCCGGATACTTTTACCGTTACCTTAATTGCTACAAGCTCTTGTGGCGGGCAGGATACCGTACAAAAAGATGTAATAGGATTTACTGATGTACCTATTTCTGCTTTCTATTGGAGCGATCCATTCCCTTTTTTCAACCCTATTTGTCCTGGAACACCGGTTTTCTTTGATAATAACAGCTCCGATACCACCAATAGCTTCTGGGATTTCGATGACCCGTTAGCTGGCCCCGACAGTATTTCTAATGACCCCAATCCTGTCCATATATTTGCTGATACGGGAACTCACACCGTTGTTTTGACTGCATCTAATGGATGCGGCAATAGCGCTTCCTTTTCCAGAGTTTATAACGTAAGTTTTGATGCCGGGCCGCCCAATACAAATTTTTCCACATCACCTTCATCTGCCTGTCCGGCTGAAGCTTTTGACTTTCAGGTTTCCGTATTCCCTCTTTTGGTTGATACTGCAAATGTATTATGGGTCTTTGGGGATGGGGACAGCTCTACCGTAACAAATCCTTCTCATGCTTATGATACCAGTGGAACTTATACAGTAACTTTTATCTATTTTTCCGCTTGCGGAAATGATACGGTTTTTAAAGAGCTAACTGTAAAATCCGGAACAAATCCAGATTTTGCTTTTACGATGGGTTGTTTAGGTGATACCAACTACTTTACCGATGCCTCCAATCCACTGCCTGAAAGTTGGTCATGGGAGTTTGGAGATGGGGATACCTCTACCCAGCAAAACCCCTGGCATATATATGCAGCAGCAGGTACTTACAATGTTACGCTAACGGCTGTTCTGAGCGGCTGTGCAAGTTCTATCACTCAGCAGGTACCGATAAGTGATCTTTCAGTTTCAACGACTGTTATTGATGTTTCCTGTTTTGGATCATGTGATGGATCAGCTACAGCAAATCCTGCTGGCGGCTTTCCTCCTTATAACTATTCCTGGAACACGGGCGAGATTACCCAAACAATAACAGGATTATGTCCAGCTACTTATGGTGTATTAGTGTGGGATTCGATTTTCTGTTTTGCTTCAGACACAGCAGTTGTAATATCAGAACCTGCCCCTCTATTGCTTACCACCGGCAGCATAGATGCCACTTGCGGTTTTCCTGATGGTGTTGCCTGGGTGACTGTTTCGGGCGGTACTCCTCCTTATAGCCCTCTATGGAATGATCCTCTTTCGCAAACTACTGATACAGCCATTGGTTTGTTTTCCGGAACTTATCAGGTAATGGTTACAGATAGCAACGGCTGCCAGGATTCTGCCACAGCAATAGTGAATGATGCCGGAGCTCCTACCGTAACAATAGATTCTGTTATAGATGTAGGCTGCTTTGGAGATAATGATGGTATTATGATAGCTTCTGCAACAGGAGGTACACTTCCCTATACTTACCAGTGGGATGACTCATTGGCTCAAACAGATTCTATAGCCGATAGCCTGGCCGGAGGCGTTTATACCGTTACCGTAACCGATAGCAATAATTGCCAGGCTTCTGCCAGTGATACGGTCAATGAACCACTGGCTTTGATTATAAGCATCACCAATAGTACCAATATCACTTGTTTTGGACTTTGTGATGGTACGGCTACCGTTACACCATCAGGTGGCGCTATACCCTACACCTATCAATGGGATGATCCGTTAACGCAGACCGATTCAACAGCCGATACGCTATGTGCAGGGATATTATACAGTGTGATCGTAACCGATGCGAACGGATGTGCAGACACGACAGATATTATTTTGACACAACCCACTGCATTGACATCCAGCATTACGGATAGTACCCCTATCAGTTGCAATGGGATCTGTGATGGAACAGCTACTGTTACTCCATCCGGAGGGACTTCGCCTTATGCTTATTTATGGTCTCCATCAGGAGGTACTGATTCAACAGCAACGGGCTTATGTGGTGGTGTAACTTATTCAGTAATTATAACAGATGCGTTTGGTTGTACCACTAATTCCCTTGTTACGCTTTCTGATCCAGTTGTGTTAGTTTCTTCAATTGCCGGTTCAGTAAACGCAAGCTGTCCGGGTGTATGTGATGGGGAAGCCATTGTATCTGTATCCGGTGGTACAACTCCTTACAACTATTTATGGGATGACCCATCGGCACAAACCAACGATACAGTTGTTGGATTATGTGCTGGAGCCTATCAAGTGATCGTTACTGATAATAATGGTTGCGAGGATTCTTCAGTAGTATCAATTACTGAACCGGTGTTGAACTCCGGTATTATAAGCTCAACCGATGCAACCTGTAACGGTGTTTGTGACGGATTTGCCACAGCCTCTGCTTCCGGTGATAATACACCGTTTACCTATCAATGGGATGATCCGGGCTCACAGACTACGACTACTGCAACAGGCTTATGCGCAGGAACATATAATGTGGTTGTTACCGATTCAATTGGTTGTACCGATACATCCACAGCAATCATTGGTGAACCTCCACTTTTAACTTCCGGTATTTCTGATTCAACCATGGCCAGTTGTGGCGGGGTATGTGATGGATCAGCAACCGTTACACCGGCCGGAGGCACATCACCTTACACTTATGCATGGGATGATCCATTAACTCAGTCCGATTCCACTGCAATAAATCTATGCGCAGCTTCTTATAATGTAATAGTAACTGATAACAATGGCTGCAATGACACATCAAGCGTAACAATCACTGAACCACCTGCTTTAGCGCTCTCCATGAGCAGTGAAGATGCCACCTGTGACAGCGTTAACGGCAAAGCAATTGTCTCTGTTTCAGGAGGTAGTTCTCCATATACTTATTTGTGGGATGATTCTTTGGGCCAAACTACTGATACAGCTACAGGTTTATTTGCAGGTGTTTATAGCGTGGTAGTTACCGATGCTATAGGATGCAGCGACTCAGGCTCAGTAGGTGTGAATAATCTGCTTGCAGGTACTGCTTCTATTTCAGTGATCTCTGATGTATCGTGTAATGGCGGCTCAGATGGTTCTGCAACCGTTAGTATGACAGGGGGTAATGCACCATTCACTTATCTGTGGGATAATGGCGAGACAACTGATACTGCAATAACTTTAGCAGTTGGCAGCCATAGTGTTACTGTTACCGATGCTGTTGGCTGTATTGCTACAGATGTTGCAACGATTAACCAACCATCACCGATGATCCTAACTCCCTCAGCAGTGGACGCAAATTGCGGACAGGCTGATGGCCAGGCATGTGTTTCTGCATCAGGCGGAACTCCATTCTATACTTTCTTATGGGACAGCGCTGCTGGGTTTCAAACTGCTTCCTGTGCTGCTAATTTACCGGCAGGTACCTATTCAGTAACTGTTACTGATGCCAATGGCTGTGTAGCAGGTGCAGCAGTTACTGTAGGCGATATTCCGGGAGGTACAGCTTCAATTTCTTCATCTACCAATACAAACTGTAACGGAAGCTGTGACGGGGATGCTACCGCTGCTATTACAGGAGGCACTGCTCCATTTACCTACCAATGGGATGACCTTGCTTCACAAACTACGGTTACTGCCATTAACTTATGTGCCGGATCGTATAATGTGATCATTACTGATGCTGTTGGTTGTAATGATACAGCAAGCGTTACCATTATTGAACCGCCTGTATTGATATCTTCTATCAGCGGAAGTACTAATGCCAGTTGTAATGGTGTGTGTGATGGTGATGCAATGGCCTCAGCAGTTGGAGGGACAGCGCCTTACAGTTTTCAATGGGATGACCCATTGTTTCAAACCAATGATACAGCAACGGGATTGTGTGCCGCAATCTACAATGTAGTTGTAACTGATGCCAACGGCTGTGATGACACATCCACTGTAACGATCACAGAACCACCTGCAATTACTTTAACCCCTGGCAGCACGGATGCAATATGTGGCGATACAAATGGAACGGCTTTTATTTCTGCTTCTAATGGTGTTGCGCCTTACACATACTTGTGGGATGATCCTTTGTCACAAACAAACGATACTGCTACCGGGCTATCTGCAGGAACTTATACCGTATTAGTTACGGATTCGAATGGTTGTACGGTTTCAGATATAGTAGCGGTGAACAATGCCGGTGCGCCCTCTGTTTCTATTCCTTTATTCACCGATGTAAGCTGTAATGGTGGCAATGATGGGGAAGCAACAGTAAGCGCTACCGGTGGAACACCACCCTACACCTATCAGTGGAATGACCCTCTCAATCAAACCACTGCAACTGCCACTGGCTTACCGGCAGGTACTTATACAGCCACAGTTACTGATTCAAATAGTTGCATAGCATCTGATATCGTCACTATTAGTGAACCCGGTGCTTTACTTGCACCTACTACAGGAACAGATGAAAGCTGCAGTGGCTCATGTGATGGGGAGGCTACAGTTAGTGTATCAGGAGGTATAACTCCTTATAGTTATTTATGGGATGATCTGCTTGGACAAACTACAGCAACAGCAACAGGATTGTGTGCAACTAACTATAATGTTATCGTAACCGATTCTAATGGTTGCCCCGCCATAGGCGGGGTAACAATTTCCGGCCCTGCAGCATTGACTTCCAACATTACAGGAGTAACCAATACGAGTTGCGGGCTTTGTGACGGGGATGCCACAGTTTCGGCAGCAGGAGGTACTACCCCATATACTTATTTGTGGGATGATGGACAAGTTACAGTAACAGCGATCAATTTATGTGCAGGTGTTTATAATGTTACAGTTACTGATGCTAACGGATGTACAGCAACTTCAAGCGTAACTGTTACAGGCCCTGGGGGATTATCATCCAGCATTACTTCCAGTACAAATGTAAGCTGTTTTGGAGCTTGTGATGGAAGTGCAACTGTAACAGCCCTGGGCGGAGCATCACCTTATACCTGGTTATGGGTTGATGGTCAGACTGTAGCTACTGCAATTAATCTATGTGCAGGAAATCATAGTGTAACTGTAACTGATAGCAATGGCTGTATCACAACATCAAGCGTAACCCTTACCGAACCGCCAATTTTAACTTCGTTTATCTCAGACAGCACGGATGTGAGCTGTAATGGCGCATGTGATGGCTCTGCAACGGTAACTCCTTCCGGAGGAATTCCTCCATATAATTATTTATGGACCCCTTCAGGCCAGGTTGATTCCACTGCAATTGGTTTATGTGCAGGAACTTATATTGCAACAGTAACAGATTTAAATGGATGCACAGACACCGCAAATGTACTAATAACAGAGCCTGCTGTAATTGTAGTTAATACTGCTTTTGTAACCAATGTATCTGTGAATGGAGGCGGTGATGGGGCAATAGATATAAATGTAACCGGTGGAACGGGACCTTACACTTACTTATGGAGTCCTGGTAATGATACCACACAAGACATCAGCGGTTTAGGAGCAGATACATTTATGGTCACTGTAACAGATTCTAATGGCTGTCAGGGTGCTTTGAGTGTTATCGTAACCGAACCGCCTTTGGGAATTACAGAATTTGATTTGAACATTACATTCGAAATTTATCCCAATCCTTCAACGGGAGTATTTACTTTTGAAATACAATTATACGAAGCTAACGATATTAAAATAGAGATATATAATGTTTTAGGAGAAACAGTATTTACAAAATTGTTTTCTGATATTAAAAATATCACACAAGAAGTGGATTTGGGAAGTTTAGCTGTTGGAATGTATACGGTTAAATTATTTACAACAGATAAAGTAATAAACAGGAGTATTACTATTGCGAAATAA